Genomic window (Drosophila ananassae strain 14024-0371.13 chromosome 3L, ASM1763931v2, whole genome shotgun sequence):
GTTCTTGTGTTTATAATTATGCTAAGTACTGACATATTTTCAGGATGTTTGTTTTCTTTGAGTGCAGAAACAATCCGAGGtctattgtttaaaaaatcctCTGTTTCGCAATGTTTCTTTAGTTTCAATTAATGTCAAAAATCACTTATTCATAAAAACTTGAAATCTAGTATCTCTAGTAGACATTGCAACCAATATCACTCACCTTGAAACTCCTTGCGTGCTGCACTCACTGACGTCACAATATTGGCCACATGCCCCAGAACCGTGGCAAAGAGCATCAGACCGAAGAGCAGCTGCAGAATAACGAAGACATACTCGCCCTTGGAGCGCGGCTTGGGCAGATCCCCGATGGTGGTCAGAGCCAGGGTACACCAGTAATAGCTCTGCAGATACTGCTTGACGACGTCCGCCGACTCCGAGTCGTGGTAGACCCAGTTGCGCGATCCGAAGCCATTGTTCTTGTGGATGATGTGGTAGAGACAGCCGTTCCAGTGGAATATCACAAGCAGGTAATGGATCAGGGCCGTGCTCCGGAACAGATTGGGGTAGTTGGTGTGGCGCTCGGTCCGGTCCATGAAGGCCCAGAAGCGGTAGATCTTCACCAGCCGGAAGCTGCGCAGGATCGAGTTGAAGCCGATGGACAGGTAGAGGAAGTCCAGCGGCAGCAGGCACAGGCAGTCGATGTAGAAGATCGTCGAGTTCATGTAATGGGTGCGCAGCTTCAGTGCGTCCGTCTGAAGCACCCCGTCCTCCAGATAGCCGGTGCGgaagtgaaaaaatatatcGATCAGATATAAGAAGTCAGATAGGTAGTCCAGGCAGAACCAGATCGCGATCGTGCGCCGGTTGATCTCCTGGAAGGCGAAGCGGTAAATTATCACCCAGAAGTTGTACAGAAAGGCCATGGAGACGACCATGCTCCAGTAGTAGCACAGTCGTCCCGCCGGATCGAACACAAAGTGGAGTTTTCGCGCCGCCGTTGCCGCTCTAATCCGCTGCGAGGCCGTGCGATGTGGTTTCTGGTGGTGCGGCTGACCATGCGGCCCCGTCCCACTACCGCCCCCGCTTCCCGCTCCCCCGTGGTGCGGATGCTGGGGATGCCCTCCGTGGGGCGGCCCCGGACCACCGGGTCCCCCTTGGGAGGGCGGGCCGTGAGCGTGCGGGTGGTGCGATACCGTGGAGGCCGAGTGCTGCAGCTGGTAGGGGTGGTGCGGCTGCTGGGCGGCGTTGTGGTGTTGCGATCTTGAGCGCGGGTagctaaaaagaaaatataaattaacagaataatatttaaatattacatTTCAAGTTGCATGAAAGGTCCACCCACCGATCTGTGCCGTTGCAGTAGTTGCCGCCATACTGGGCATGTCCACCCATGGGCAGGCTGGTGGCAcctccgccaccgccaccggcCAGAGTGTTATCCTGGGAGCCCGTGGAGCGACCCGTGGAACGATTCCAGGTGCCCAAGAGCGGCTGATCTCCGCTGGTCGTCGTTTTCAGGCGACCGCGGGACATGTTGCGTTGCTTGTTGTGCAGAAGATCCATTTCGGAGGCAGTGCTTACGGTGGCCATGTGCGAGTTGGAGGCTCGGGAGGCGCATGGTGTGGCCAGGCTGTCATGCGAAGTGAAGAAACCTTGTTGCGAGACGCTCTGGCCGAATTTCGGCTGGGTCATGCCAAACTTTGGTCCTAGATCTGTGAATTAAAATAAGTGGTTAGATCTTAGTGGGATTAAGTGTTTAATGACAGAGTTTATAGCTCAAGGAAGgtaaaaaaagcaaaaggtACTTTAAAATTTTCACTTGGAATGTTGGAATGGATTTACAATATCTAAAAAGTTTCTTGGAGTTACAGGTAAAGGATTAGAGGGATCACTTCGGCCTTACCGAGAAAGCTCTGGCGATCGATCGAGAAGCGCCTCAGGCTCCCCAGATCGATAAACTGCTCATCGCTGGCCATTGTGGGTGTGATCGAGAGTTCGGTTGTGTGTATGGCTgatgcaccaccaccaccactagaAGGACCGCCACCCAGGGCAGGACCACCACTGCCACCACCAACCGATGTCGCCGCCCCGCCACCTCCCACTGTAAGATTTGTACAGGTTGTCCCACCGCCGGCACTGCCGCCCATTCCGGCGCCCAGGTAGCCCGCATTGCTGGCATAGAAGCTGCCGTCCAGCTCGGCCATCTGCTGCTCATATGCGGTCAGCGGGTTGATCGACCTCGAGCTGTGATCCCGGTACAGGGGTCGGGGCGAGGGCATCAGCGAGGGGTTGAGGAGCCCGTTGAGGGAGAGCCGTGGCTGCATGATCTCCGGGAAGCTGGCCCGTGGGGCTAAATTGTGggtgtttctgttgctgttacTGTTGCTTTTATAATTGCTGTTgcaattgttattgttgctttGACGTATTGCTGTTGCTttcgttgctgctgctgctgttttggTTTGTGGCCAGTCATGTGTCGGATTTGGAACCTTCTGCTCCCTCAGCCATCGTAtatcatcgtcatcatcatctGCCCCAGAATCGATTTCGATGTCGACATCTCCATGTCCGTCTCCATTTGCATCGCCATCTATGGCCGCCTCACGCTTCAGTGTGGGCGTGGCAACTGAGCTTGCCACACAAGCACATTGTGTTTTCAGAgtattttgattaattttgtAATTGGTTTCGCATTTgatttatgtatgtatgtgagAAATGTGAGCAGAGTATAGAGTAAAATTAATTGCATATTTTCCATTAAtaacatttgtttttttttttatttttatttttattttgttttttttgttttctagagcgaaacacacacacaaacagaGAGATATGAGCGAATAAATCACATTAAGAACGGGTGAGAAGGGTTTTGTTTTGGGTGGTTTGGTTTTCTGatttggttggttggttggttggttgatTGGTGGTGGTTTGGTGGCTACAGGTGGTTTGCtggttggtggtggtggtggtgtcgAAAGTGTTGGTCTTGAACAACAACTCAACTGCAATAACGTTATCAAATAGCAACATCATTCAacaagaaacaacaacaagatgTACGAGAAGGTTTGTATAACATGGATACTAGGACTTGTACACTTATTTATTTAGGACTAGAACTAGTTAACTCTTACCAGGTAAGGATACACAGGAATACACAAAGGAAAGGTGGAATTTCTTTAGCTATTATCAGAActgttttgaaattaatttaaaaacaggTCGAACAATAAGTATCATATCACTTTTAGATCTCTTACTTCTTGCCCTTTTATACTTGAAACCCTCAACCCAAATGTATTAAATTATAAGCCAATTTAAAGGTAATAACTGTGTACAGGTGGCATGCAAAGCTCAAGTTGGCTTACAAGGTGATGGCCAAGTACCTTCGCACCAAAGTTGCTATATGTATGTACCTCCGTTCTCTGGGCTCTCAAAATGTGATAATAAAGTTGGATTTAATTACGTGCGCCTAAATGGGgcatgcaacaaaaaatgaagGGTGTATAAGGGTGTACAGAAGGAATGGAGAAGGGGAACGGAGTCACACACGCGCGGGTCGTTGAAGCTTCATTACTTTTAACCAGCTGCCTGGCAACTGAAGCTGCCACTTGGAAATTCATGAGCTGCCACACGCAAAGGGTCCAGGATCCAGGAGTTAGGAGTTAGCGCCTGGCCTGAACCGGAGACTGGCTCAAGTGCCACTTGACTGTCGAAATGGCAAGACAATGGCCAACACTgtgtgtatctttgtatctgtgtcAGTGGCTCATTCAGCTCAGTCCCTAATACTGTCGCCATCGAACTGCGTGCGGCGCCAATTTATTTCTATTACTAGCACTTGGCGTCCTCCACAGCCTGTTGCTCTCCTTTAGAGGCTACACAGGAACAAAGGACCTTGATTTTCTTATACCTCGGATTGTTAGTAAACTCATCCGTTTTCCCCCAGTGTAGTCACTAGATACCTGCCTCCAGCTGAGTGCCGTCCCATTGATTATTGGGCGACCGTTTTTAATTATTGGCAGTAAGGCTCTCAGCTTCTGGCTAACGTAATTCAATTAGGCTGCCAAACAATGATGCTCGAGAGCCACTGTCGCGagataaaatgcaaaaatagTCAATTACTTTGGCCCGCACACACCTGCCACTCCTCGTTTTCCAACAATCCCCCAACACTGGGCAACATGAATTTGCACTTTCCTCGCCTGGCTATAATTTCTAATTAAGTTGCGCTTAATGGCAACATACAAATCATCCTGAccgcatttatttattaactaaTTCCAGGTAGCCGGCGAAGCCCTTTCTGCGGCATTACTCTTCAGACTGTCAAGTTGGAAAAAGTCTCGGTCCTTTCGAAATGTTTTTGGTCCTGCCGTCTGCCGCCTGCCCCGCGAATgcattattaataaattacgACATCTCTCCTGCATTAAGCGAGATTATACGCAAAGTTTATCATATTAATACACTATTCTTAATCCTCTTACGAGCCCGAAAGGAGGTCAACGCGATACTTTGTAATTGAGAATTTAAATGGCCATTAAAAATCGATACAGGACGTGTTAACTGCAGTGGAAggttcttaaatatttattgtgcAAAGGCCTTTAGTATTATGGGTATTATAGAGCCAAATGAGTAAAAGTTTtgacaaaacaaacaaatcagGACGTACGAGTATGGCGTCATTGGTAATTTACAAGCCTGTTGCCTATTTTCAGGCGCTGTCAACGCAAGCAGGCCAAGAAGAAGACAATAGCGAGAGAGAAAGAGAATTAATAAGAATCCTCCTTCGTCCCTGACCGCATTTATAAGTTTGCAGACATAATCTTGGCACTATTTAATTTTGCTAATAGTTGAGTGTCATTAATTTAAACTTTTGTGCTTTTCGGTTTGTCTTGGCTGTGGCCTTAGTGATAACAAAAACAGGACCAAGGAGGGAGAAAGTAAGGATGAGAGGCTAAGAAGCTGAGAGCgaggaaaaatgaaaaatctaCAGCTTAATGTGCGGCACTTTGTCATGGCCTGCCAGCCGGAAACGGAAACTTGCGACAAACTTGTGCAAAAGTTCAACAAAACGCTTGAACGgcctcactcacacacacatacagttATATATACCCACCACTATACGGACAGAGAGCCATGAATTGTCAATAAATTTGCTTGCCGCAAATCATCGCAACTTGGTTCGGCTTCGGTTGGTTTTTTGCCTGCCAGTCACCAGCCAGTGCCAAGCCAGCCTGACTCTGCCACCAAAAAATGTTGGCCCAAAAAAGGAGAAACCAAAACCATGAGTTGGCCCAAATGTCCCCGAAAACCAAGGAAAAAACAACTAAACCTCAATTATTTGGTGCAGCTGGCTCggcaaatgaaaatatttgagAACAGAGAAAATACTTTGACAAAAGTTTGCGAGGAAACTTTACTTAAACATACTTCAGCCTTAAACAAACACGCGGCCCACAGGGAGAGGGGCGAAGCCGACTCAAAGTGGAAATGGAAACTTAGGCTACACAAAAAGGAAGTCGAGCCGTAAAAACATTACTTGAAACAGAAACTTGGACTAAACCGCCGCGGGGACCCAGCCCCTTCAGAGGCAGCTCGATGCGAACGAGAATCTGAAAACCAGAAATAGTTAATCTaatctattattattattatttcttgaAATCAGTATAATTGGACTCAGAACCAGATGCCTTTAAAGTGTCCTTACTGTATGCACTTTGGGTCTAGATTAGTGACCCAATCCTTTTCGTCCAACTGGCTAAATGTCCCACACGTAATTGGTCCAAAGTTCGAAAAGAGATCGCGTCCGTAGGGAATTTATAAGTCCGGCCCCTACCTACCTAGCTACTCCCTTACACCCACTCTGTGTCCCTGGTACTGGAAAATGGCCAATAAAACACTCAAATTCTGATTTTTCAGAGCTCTGAACTGAAAGTGGAAAGTGGAAATTCGATACTAGGTGGCCGGAGTGAGTGGAAACGTTTGACGTTGGCGAGAATTGAATTTGGGTCGATGGATTTGCCATCCGGCGACCACTGAGGAAGTGGAGTGTgtgatttcttttatttcagTTTCTGGCGCACACGAAATGGAGCACTCATGATATGGCAACTGAAATCCAGATCTCGGCAAGACAACAGCACCTGTTTCTCCATTTAGGTAATGAATTTTGTGCATCTTGGCCTATTTTTCCGTAAAGAGGCTCCACTCTAAGAGGCTCCACTCCGTAGGCAAATGCGTAATGATGGCATTAATGCAAACGACTTCATTTAATTAAACGCCTCCTTGCAGGGCCAAAAAGGAAACTGTGAAGACGCCATCATTGCGACTCATTGCCGCCATCGCATTACCCATCCCATCTCCCCTATCATCTCCCCCTCATTCAATTCCGTCCCGAAGGATATCTTTCTGGCACTCGTCCTGTGCGTTTGGTATGCATGAATGCGTATTAAGGTGCGATAGGGGGCGTGTCACGCCCCTActatagtgtgtgtgtgtgtgtgcgcaCGTGCGTGTAAACGCGTGTGTTTGTGTAGGCGTGGCCAGGTGGGGCAGCCATCCACCGCAGCCGGAACAGATGGGCCACATGGCGGTACATGCCACAGACCCGCCGCCAAAGAAGCCAATTCAATTAACGGCCGCGGGGATTCCGTTGACATCGTCCTGCCAATGTGAGCCTGTGAAACTGTGCAGGTTAGAGTCCGCACTCCGGACATGGCAGATGGTCAAGCAAGGACTTCCGTTCGATTTCGCATTGGATATtggataaaaataattatgtttaAGCTTGCCGCTACAGATGACGCTATTTGATTATTGATTTTCAAAATGAGTTTCAGTTCTTCATTAATTAAATAGTTGTCGAAGTTTATTGTTTTAATCAGAGCTGAGTTACGGGCTTTTAATAATAGAAAATGTTCACCCTAAAGCGCCAACAAAAGAATAGTTCTCTAATGCTTATAATCCAACTGGAATTCCTCTCCATTCAGACGACTAAATGTCCTTTAAATTTTCAACGCTTTCAATGTATTTAAGTGACTCGACTCATTAGCAGTCGAGCAACAAGGATGTCGCacagctgctgctgcaaaccgcaaaagcaataaaaaaaagtgtgaGAACATGGCCAGCGGATCCTGGTCtagaggacgaggacgaggacaaGAGTGCAAGGACCGAACCAAGCCAAAACTGTTCATTTGCATGCGCTGGCGCTCATTACATTTACATTAAACTTTTAATATGCGCGGACATGTGGGCGAAAAGGAGAAATAAGTGGTAAGAAGTGGAAGTGGCGTGCCAGGATATGCATATGTATACGCTATATTGTATGCCGCACATACAACACGAGGATGCAGCAATGCGGGTGCAAGCACTGAACACTGCACGCTGAACACTGAAATTGAGTGACAAGCGATGGCGGTTGCCCGCATTTCGAATATCTTCATTTCCCACAGAATACGAGAATGTAGGTAATTACATTCTGGCCTGGCCAGAATATCCTTTTTTCTCGTCCTGATCAGTGGCGTTTTGGGACCATTAACCCACCGGTTGAGCGATGAGCGGTGAACGGTAGCTTTGGTTTAAGCCAGCTGAAAAGCAACTTTTGCCTCGGATTGGCATTGTCCTGGGACATTGGTATGAATGGGAAATGAGCGCCAGCTCGTAGGTCCCACACGGCGTATAATAAATACACTTGGACAAGAAGATTTGAGTTTgtggtttaaaaatatatcatGCGGGGTGAACAAAAATGAATATCCATAAAGCCTTGTCAGAACCCTCTGACAAAAGCTGGAGTTTAATGCAAACCTTTCTCTAAGTGTACGCGTGTTCAGCATGTACAAGAAGTCAAAAGGAAGCGGTGTAACACCCTCCCATGTCCTTGTGAGGCCCCGCGCCCGCTCCCGCGTCCTCGTCCTCAAGTGTAAGTGCATTTCGTTATGAGCTTAGCAGTCTTATAAATGTTTGCGTATTTGTTTGCCTCGACGACGTTGCTATTTACTTGATGTGAcctctgctctgctctgctctctGAATCTCCCAGCTAAGCAAGTGTATCTGtatatgtatctgtatctttagCTGCAACTTGCATCTGTGTGCGATGCAGCGGGTTAAGACACAGCGCGCTCTCAGCACACAAATATCTAAAGCATTCTTGAGTAAGTTCTCTAATGGATTTGGGTTAAAAATATACACAAGGGCATGTGGAGGGCAAACACAGATAGACTAACACACACTTACAACCATACAAAAAGAAAGTTTTGAGTCTGTTTGCTCTTGTATGTGTGTTAGATGGGAATTTACAAAttagtttaatttaaattagagTACAAGCACTTGGCAGTCAGTTGCGAATGAAATGTCAATTGCAACCACTGCCAAAGCGGAAGCTCTTGGATCTtcttaaaattgaaaatttccaCAATTTATACATTTAATTAGGGACTCAAATGGCTGCGTAAATTGCTTTTTGAGCTGGCATAGACAAACGAAAGCGCCAAACCGAATTATTTGAAACATTTTGCGGAATTCTCATAACAGTGGGAGATGTTTGCTCGAAAACTTCATTTATGCAGCGTGTGAGCGTAAATTTGGAGGCTCTATTCCCTCAGGCTTTCCTGGAAAACATCAAAAAGAAGAAGCAAATTGAAATTGTAATGGTAATTATTTAGGCAGGACCTCCGCCTCCTTTCCACTCACACATACTCATACCCAGTCCCAGTCAGACCCTAGCATATTAAACGATTTTAAGCagaatttatacatatatatatatatgggtATATGCAGGCCGTAAAGCTGTCCAGGGGCCGTTGTCCTGTTCCATGTCCCCTTAATGGGACGAAAGTAATAAGCGTGTGCCGGAGATGGGTGGCTGATGCTGGCTGGGGAGGACCAGCTTATTGTTTACGACGTGCTTAGTGGCAAACTCGGCTTTGATAATGAAACGTTGGCAGGCAACACGCG
Coding sequences:
- the LOC6494192 gene encoding potassium/sodium hyperpolarization-activated cyclic nucleotide-gated channel 4 isoform X2, giving the protein MSTAKRLVLSLRGRKNSQGNSATSSTRLVSAGTSPGHELDEIAVVSGTGSSSHHFSYGGCIAAGDAPLPRYSTVATPTLKREAAIDGDANGDGHGDVDIEIDSGADDDDDDIRWLREQKVPNPTHDWPQTKTAAAATKATAIRQSNNNNCNSNYKSNSNSNRNTHNLAPRASFPEIMQPRLSLNGLLNPSLMPSPRPLYRDHSSRSINPLTAYEQQMAELDGSFYASNAGYLGAGMGGSAGGGTTCTNLTVGGGGAATSVGGGSGGPALGGGPSSGGGGASAIHTTELSITPTMASDEQFIDLGSLRRFSIDRQSFLDLGPKFGMTQPKFGQSVSQQGFFTSHDSLATPCASRASNSHMATVSTASEMDLLHNKQRNMSRGRLKTTTSGDQPLLGTWNRSTGRSTGSQDNTLAGGGGGGATSLPMGGHAQYGGNYCNGTDRYPRSRSQHHNAAQQPHHPYQLQHSASTVSHHPHAHGPPSQGGPGGPGPPHGGHPQHPHHGGAGSGGGSGTGPHGQPHHQKPHRTASQRIRAATAARKLHFVFDPAGRLCYYWSMVVSMAFLYNFWVIIYRFAFQEINRRTIAIWFCLDYLSDFLYLIDIFFHFRTGYLEDGVLQTDALKLRTHYMNSTIFYIDCLCLLPLDFLYLSIGFNSILRSFRLVKIYRFWAFMDRTERHTNYPNLFRSTALIHYLLVIFHWNGCLYHIIHKNNGFGSRNWVYHDSESADVVKQYLQSYYWCTLALTTIGDLPKPRSKGEYVFVILQLLFGLMLFATVLGHVANIVTSVSAARKEFQAKLDGVKTYMRMRRVPNHLQVKVIKWFDYLWLTQKCSDEERAVSCLPDKLKAEIAINVHLDTLKRVEIFQNTEAGFLCELVLRLRPVLFSPGDYICRKGEVGKEMYIVNRGRLQVVADNGKTVMASLKAGSYFGEISILNMGTAGNRRTASVRSVGYSDLFVLSKKDMWDVLKEYPAARVRLESIAVKRLEKYKKAPLEKVKYFNVVAMGRCQSTPGLVESCGRTSLEEMWLPPATLHHHQQPLQPLQQQQHQAAQPTHLPHRQESTQQSSQQHGYSPRSYADRLARATDSPRSVSPSAHGSEERPRSRATSHHSIRPQSQPSHTGHICDSSSQLECYGAGVGGAGGGTTPLLGSHEALEDEIKRLRERLHTVESENQALNTKLSQQQWDLENRLAEIEMQICGVSSTSSVDPENETEELERNRESII
- the LOC6494192 gene encoding uncharacterized protein LOC6494192 isoform X3, which encodes MSTAKRLVLSLRGRKNSQGNSATSSTRLVSAGTSPGHELDEIAVVSGTGSSSHHFSYGGCIAAGDAPLPRYSTVATPTLKREAAIDGDANGDGHGDVDIEIDSGADDDDDDIRWLREQKVPNPTHDWPQTKTAAAATKATAIRQSNNNNCNSNYKSNSNSNRNTHNLAPRASFPEIMQPRLSLNGLLNPSLMPSPRPLYRDHSSRSINPLTAYEQQMAELDGSFYASNAGYLGAGMGGSAGGGTTCTNLTVGGGGAATSVGGGSGGPALGGGPSSGGGGASAIHTTELSITPTMASDEQFIDLGSLRRFSIDRQSFLDLGPKFGMTQPKFGQSVSQQGFFTSHDSLATPCASRASNSHMATVSTASEMDLLHNKQRNMSRGRLKTTTSGDQPLLGTWNRSTGRSTGSQDNTLAGGGGGGATSLPMGGHAQYGGNYCNGTDRYPRSRSQHHNAAQQPHHPYQLQHSASTVSHHPHAHGPPSQGGPGGPGPPHGGHPQHPHHGGAGSGGGSGTGPHGQPHHQKPHRTASQRIRAATAARKLHFVFDPAGRLCYYWSMVVSMAFLYNFWVIIYRFAFQEINRRTIAIWFCLDYLSDFLYLIDIFFHFRTGYLEDGVLQTDALKLRTHYMNSTIFYIDCLCLLPLDFLYLSIGFNSILRSFRLVKIYRFWAFMDRTERHTNYPNLFRSTALIHYLLVIFHWNGCLYHIIHKNNGFGSRNWVYHDSESADVVKQYLQSYYWCTLALTTIGDLPKPRSKGEYVFVILQLLFGLMLFATVLGHVANIVTSVSAARKEFQAKLDGVKTYMRMRRVPNHLQVKVIKWFDYLWLTQKCSDEERAVSCLPDKLKAEIAINVHLDTLKRVEIFQNTEAGFLCELVLRLRPVLFSPGDYICRKGEVGKEMYIVNRGRLQVVADNGKTVMASLKAGSYFGEISILNMGTAGKELGNRRTASVRSVGYSDLFVLSKKDMWDVLKEYPAARVRLESIAVKRLEKYKKAPLEKVAMGRCQSTPGLVESCGRTSLEEMWLPPATLHHHQQPLQPLQQQQHQAAQPTHLPHRQESTQQSSQQHGYSPRSYADRLARATDSPRSVSPSAHGSEERPRSRATSHHSIRPQSQPSHTGHICDSSSQLECYGAGVGGAGGGTTPLLGSHEALEDEIKRLRERLHTVESENQALNTKLSQQQWDLENRLAEIEMQICGVSSTSSVDPENETEELERNRESII
- the LOC6494192 gene encoding potassium/sodium hyperpolarization-activated cyclic nucleotide-gated channel 4 isoform X1, producing MSTAKRLVLSLRGRKNSQGNSATSSTRLVSAGTSPGHELDEIAVVSGTGSSSHHFSYGGCIAAGDAPLPRYSTVATPTLKREAAIDGDANGDGHGDVDIEIDSGADDDDDDIRWLREQKVPNPTHDWPQTKTAAAATKATAIRQSNNNNCNSNYKSNSNSNRNTHNLAPRASFPEIMQPRLSLNGLLNPSLMPSPRPLYRDHSSRSINPLTAYEQQMAELDGSFYASNAGYLGAGMGGSAGGGTTCTNLTVGGGGAATSVGGGSGGPALGGGPSSGGGGASAIHTTELSITPTMASDEQFIDLGSLRRFSIDRQSFLDLGPKFGMTQPKFGQSVSQQGFFTSHDSLATPCASRASNSHMATVSTASEMDLLHNKQRNMSRGRLKTTTSGDQPLLGTWNRSTGRSTGSQDNTLAGGGGGGATSLPMGGHAQYGGNYCNGTDRYPRSRSQHHNAAQQPHHPYQLQHSASTVSHHPHAHGPPSQGGPGGPGPPHGGHPQHPHHGGAGSGGGSGTGPHGQPHHQKPHRTASQRIRAATAARKLHFVFDPAGRLCYYWSMVVSMAFLYNFWVIIYRFAFQEINRRTIAIWFCLDYLSDFLYLIDIFFHFRTGYLEDGVLQTDALKLRTHYMNSTIFYIDCLCLLPLDFLYLSIGFNSILRSFRLVKIYRFWAFMDRTERHTNYPNLFRSTALIHYLLVIFHWNGCLYHIIHKNNGFGSRNWVYHDSESADVVKQYLQSYYWCTLALTTIGDLPKPRSKGEYVFVILQLLFGLMLFATVLGHVANIVTSVSAARKEFQAKLDGVKTYMRMRRVPNHLQVKVIKWFDYLWLTQKCSDEERAVSCLPDKLKAEIAINVHLDTLKRVEIFQNTEAGFLCELVLRLRPVLFSPGDYICRKGEVGKEMYIVNRGRLQVVADNGKTVMASLKAGSYFGEISILNMGTAGKELGNRRTASVRSVGYSDLFVLSKKDMWDVLKEYPAARVRLESIAVKRLEKYKKAPLEKVKYFNVVAMGRCQSTPGLVESCGRTSLEEMWLPPATLHHHQQPLQPLQQQQHQAAQPTHLPHRQESTQQSSQQHGYSPRSYADRLARATDSPRSVSPSAHGSEERPRSRATSHHSIRPQSQPSHTGHICDSSSQLECYGAGVGGAGGGTTPLLGSHEALEDEIKRLRERLHTVESENQALNTKLSQQQWDLENRLAEIEMQICGVSSTSSVDPENETEELERNRESII